Proteins encoded within one genomic window of Methanosarcina barkeri str. Wiesmoor:
- a CDS encoding class I SAM-dependent methyltransferase yields MTIHENQIKQTIARIWDVSSETYDSYEGHGIKSEVEREAWKNVFKNLLPPGRLKVLDVGCGTCEIGLLFAEMGHHVTGLDLSKKMLAKARDKASRRGFDSVFKKGDAEAPPFKAGSFDVVVNRHLLWTLPHPDTAVQNWKKVLVGGGKLIVIDGIWNDGSIETNARRFVSDFLTLLVERRNPRKGHYSREVDSELPNKQGVPPEKMLEYFRAAGFKNIKDIDLKDIMDLQRENMPFRKRIAYDYKYHLIYGEK; encoded by the coding sequence ATGACCATCCATGAAAACCAGATCAAACAGACAATTGCCCGCATATGGGACGTTTCGTCCGAGACCTATGACAGCTATGAAGGGCATGGGATTAAGAGTGAAGTTGAAAGAGAAGCCTGGAAAAACGTGTTTAAAAACCTGCTTCCTCCAGGCAGGCTGAAGGTGCTTGACGTAGGCTGCGGGACCTGCGAAATTGGGCTGCTGTTTGCTGAAATGGGACATCATGTTACGGGCCTTGACCTTTCAAAAAAAATGCTTGCAAAAGCCAGGGACAAAGCTTCCAGAAGAGGGTTTGACAGTGTTTTCAAAAAAGGGGATGCCGAGGCTCCTCCTTTTAAGGCTGGGTCATTTGATGTAGTTGTCAACCGCCATCTCCTCTGGACCCTTCCTCACCCTGATACTGCGGTCCAAAACTGGAAAAAAGTGCTTGTGGGAGGAGGAAAGCTTATTGTTATTGATGGCATCTGGAATGACGGTTCAATCGAAACAAACGCAAGGAGGTTTGTAAGCGATTTCCTCACTTTGCTTGTTGAAAGAAGGAATCCCAGAAAAGGACATTACTCTAGAGAGGTAGACAGTGAACTTCCAAATAAGCAAGGAGTCCCTCCTGAAAAAATGCTTGAATACTTCAGGGCTGCGGGATTCAAAAATATAAAAGATATCGACCTGAAAGATATCATGGATCTTCAGAGAGAGAACATGCCGTTCAGGAAACGGATAGCTTATGACTACAAATATCATTTAATCTACGGAGAAAAGTGA
- a CDS encoding MTH865 family protein gives MGIKEEVYEQIIEILKDAKFPINTMDELIDSLPEGLDTTGRIGDVEVTAREAENLITEKDFPLKDAKYVADLLIERAGL, from the coding sequence ATGGGCATAAAGGAAGAAGTTTACGAACAGATCATTGAAATTCTTAAAGATGCAAAATTCCCCATAAACACAATGGATGAGTTGATTGATTCCTTGCCTGAAGGGCTTGACACCACAGGCAGAATTGGTGATGTTGAAGTTACTGCAAGAGAGGCAGAAAACCTGATTACTGAAAAGGATTTTCCGTTGAAAGACGCAAAATATGTGGCAGATCTACTGATTGAAAGAGCCGGACTCTAA
- a CDS encoding type IV pilin: MAVCCIFLLMKIWGKIRNKQLFSSETVSDAVTPIIGSLLMLIVLVALAGVAAISFSNIANEGKSTQPLMARILVESCEGGLSPNNYDEDEKEDKKRARFQENKIVLVHEGGDSLPLDSISIKIFGYGNSYRPVFGQDFLTGNISLLYLDLSPRGKNNKYYADKNKATLEDNSWNVGERLVLCGQDSAEGATKSSVKVSVDGDSDTSDNYGFKAGSEITLKVIDTKSSNVIAEQRAIVKHYEG, translated from the coding sequence ATGGCAGTTTGTTGTATTTTCTTATTGATGAAAATCTGGGGAAAAATCCGGAATAAACAATTATTTTCATCAGAAACAGTATCTGATGCCGTAACTCCTATTATAGGTTCTCTTCTTATGTTGATTGTTCTGGTCGCACTTGCAGGCGTGGCTGCTATCAGTTTTTCCAATATTGCCAATGAAGGCAAAAGCACTCAACCGCTGATGGCAAGGATTTTAGTTGAATCGTGCGAGGGAGGACTTTCGCCTAATAATTATGATGAGGATGAGAAAGAGGATAAAAAGAGAGCCCGTTTTCAAGAAAATAAGATTGTGCTTGTACACGAGGGAGGTGATTCCCTGCCCTTAGATTCTATCTCGATAAAGATATTCGGGTATGGAAATTCCTACAGGCCTGTGTTTGGACAGGATTTTCTTACAGGAAATATTTCCCTTCTCTACTTGGATTTGAGTCCCAGAGGAAAGAACAACAAATACTATGCTGATAAAAACAAAGCCACTCTTGAAGACAACTCATGGAATGTAGGGGAAAGACTTGTTCTCTGTGGACAGGATAGTGCAGAAGGGGCTACAAAATCCAGCGTAAAAGTTAGTGTGGATGGGGACAGTGACACCTCCGATAATTACGGCTTTAAAGCAGGCTCTGAAATTACCCTTAAGGTTATTGACACAAAAAGCAGCAATGTCATTGCTGAACAGAGAGCTATAGTAAAGCATTATGAAGGCTAA
- a CDS encoding DUF5803 family protein has protein sequence MRTKIVFMLLALMVVFLSGCMEQKKEIVIDKPGNISSYEFDIFQNESSNQTLANTTTYYMMENDTKIQVVNMVVNTSKLEIYPPDTLDGGVEESPIQDFVQLVVPANQTVADPQTFQELFSKNETSAINYTLTQEVTQGIKVINLEFKEPVTGFIAYTLRSSGDRSFTFVKPDSEFIRVILPEGYVTGNRVFGIARPEPSSVTYDEKGRQTLLWISSKMGEREETIQVKYYTQSAPLLFSAAIIALLCGVGLVLLHYARSKKELEAVRGILDLEKEYERKQRKRK, from the coding sequence ATGAGAACAAAAATCGTGTTTATGCTCCTTGCCCTGATGGTGGTCTTTTTATCGGGTTGTATGGAGCAAAAAAAGGAAATTGTCATAGATAAGCCTGGTAATATCTCTAGCTATGAATTTGATATTTTTCAGAATGAGTCGAGCAATCAGACTCTTGCAAATACCACTACCTACTACATGATGGAAAACGATACAAAAATACAAGTTGTCAATATGGTAGTAAATACCAGCAAGCTTGAGATTTATCCTCCCGACACACTGGATGGTGGTGTAGAGGAGAGTCCTATTCAAGATTTTGTACAGCTTGTGGTCCCGGCAAACCAGACCGTAGCGGACCCGCAAACATTTCAAGAACTTTTCAGCAAAAATGAAACTTCGGCTATTAATTATACTCTAACCCAGGAAGTCACCCAGGGTATAAAAGTTATAAATCTGGAGTTCAAGGAACCTGTTACAGGTTTTATCGCGTATACGCTAAGGTCTTCTGGAGATCGGAGTTTTACATTTGTTAAACCCGATTCCGAATTCATCCGCGTGATACTTCCAGAAGGATATGTTACGGGCAACAGGGTATTTGGGATAGCAAGGCCTGAACCTTCGAGTGTAACCTATGATGAAAAAGGAAGGCAAACTCTCCTGTGGATTTCCTCGAAGATGGGAGAACGGGAAGAAACTATTCAGGTGAAATACTATACCCAGTCAGCACCCCTGCTATTCTCAGCCGCAATTATAGCCCTGCTCTGTGGAGTTGGACTTGTACTTTTACATTATGCCAGAAGTAAAAAGGAACTTGAGGCTGTTAGAGGAATTCTCGATCTAGAAAAAGAATATGAGAGGAAACAGCGAAAAAGAAAATAA
- a CDS encoding signal recognition particle protein Srp19 has protein sequence MRDRGKLVIWPVYLDQTKSRSSGRIISRKNAIKEPQLNEIKEAARQLGLNPEVEPHKAYPKSWWEVSGRVLVDDNGPKTVIAKQIALAIKKMRGPESSAKA, from the coding sequence ATGAGAGATAGGGGAAAACTTGTAATCTGGCCGGTATATCTCGACCAGACAAAGTCAAGGAGCAGCGGCAGAATAATTTCCCGGAAAAATGCTATAAAGGAACCGCAGCTTAATGAGATAAAAGAAGCAGCCCGACAACTTGGCCTGAATCCCGAAGTAGAGCCTCATAAAGCATATCCCAAGTCCTGGTGGGAAGTAAGCGGGAGAGTGCTCGTGGATGATAATGGTCCGAAAACCGTTATTGCAAAACAGATAGCTTTAGCCATAAAGAAGATGCGCGGGCCGGAGAGCTCTGCTAAAGCTTAA
- a CDS encoding ribonuclease P protein component 4, producing the protein MSRIARKQQKNLIQAIAIQRMWRLFELAKSEYAEHPDRSERYVQLIRNISMRNRMSIPREIKNRICKHCYAFLVPGNNARYRLKDGYIVVSCQRCGKEMRYPYKKLK; encoded by the coding sequence ATGTCTAGAATAGCAAGAAAACAGCAGAAAAACCTGATACAGGCAATTGCAATCCAGCGAATGTGGCGGCTTTTTGAGCTTGCAAAAAGCGAATATGCAGAACACCCTGACCGTAGCGAGCGTTACGTGCAGCTTATCAGAAACATTTCTATGAGAAACCGTATGAGTATTCCGAGAGAAATTAAAAACAGAATTTGCAAACATTGCTATGCTTTTCTCGTACCCGGGAATAACGCCCGTTACAGGTTAAAGGACGGATATATCGTTGTTTCTTGCCAGCGCTGCGGAAAAGAGATGAGGTATCCGTATAAAAAGTTAAAATAA
- a CDS encoding MBL fold metallo-hydrolase encodes MNRVKIGNVTIQWLGHSGFLLEGDEKKIYIDPYDLSEEPAFEDKADILLITHEHFDHCSPDDIRKVRRSDSTTLIPESLSLQFKGDARRVAEGDVLADGLEIKGTRIEVVPAYNLDKPYHPHGLGVGYIVELGGIRIYHAGDCDFIPEMKNIRVDVALLPIGGTYTMDEEEAASAAAAISPKDVIPMHYGKPDITGGDPEKFKALVHGKNPDINVIILDS; translated from the coding sequence ATGAACCGAGTAAAGATTGGAAATGTTACAATTCAGTGGTTGGGTCACTCTGGCTTTTTACTTGAAGGGGATGAAAAGAAAATTTATATTGACCCCTACGACCTCAGCGAAGAGCCAGCTTTTGAAGATAAAGCTGATATCCTGTTGATTACTCATGAGCACTTTGACCACTGCAGCCCTGATGATATCCGAAAGGTTCGGCGGTCGGACTCAACCACTCTGATACCTGAAAGTTTATCCCTGCAATTCAAAGGGGACGCAAGGCGGGTTGCTGAGGGAGATGTGCTGGCCGACGGGCTTGAAATAAAGGGAACCAGAATTGAAGTAGTTCCGGCTTATAACCTCGATAAACCCTATCATCCCCATGGATTGGGAGTGGGGTATATAGTAGAACTTGGAGGAATCCGGATCTATCATGCCGGAGACTGCGATTTTATTCCTGAAATGAAAAATATCAGGGTCGATGTCGCCCTTTTGCCTATAGGGGGTACGTATACAATGGATGAAGAGGAAGCAGCAAGTGCAGCCGCAGCAATTTCCCCAAAAGATGTAATTCCGATGCACTACGGAAAGCCAGACATAACAGGTGGAGATCCCGAAAAGTTTAAAGCTCTTGTACACGGCAAAAACCCAGATATTAATGTGATTATTCTTGATTCCTGA
- a CDS encoding TrmB family transcriptional regulator: protein MVLQTNPQLIHNLEKLGLTENEAKAYIGLVSLREATAREIHELTNVPRAKIYEILKVLAKKGYLEVRQGSPTYFRAVDPKKVIGEIKNEFLNCALETLGQLNELSYELPKTSPIWYIQSDWGIKNRIREIMAGVKDELIIFSSSPELLKEFKQEIKKLEKTCNLILIVDELDSFSSLPFEFKETNQEFTDFMNNIVIDGIQYKEEFFLIADGKESIGVHSAGNKREAVIIKLPIVSYMQKLIYEKCLNQVLSNKAVTSNQ from the coding sequence ATGGTATTACAAACTAATCCTCAGTTAATTCATAATCTTGAAAAACTAGGGCTAACCGAAAATGAAGCAAAAGCATATATTGGGCTCGTTAGTTTGAGAGAGGCTACAGCCCGCGAAATTCATGAACTTACAAATGTGCCAAGAGCCAAAATATATGAAATCCTTAAAGTACTTGCGAAAAAAGGCTATCTGGAAGTGAGACAGGGATCTCCAACGTATTTCCGAGCAGTTGATCCTAAGAAGGTAATCGGAGAGATAAAAAACGAATTCCTAAACTGTGCACTCGAGACACTTGGCCAGCTCAATGAATTGAGTTATGAACTTCCAAAAACTTCTCCTATATGGTACATCCAGAGTGATTGGGGAATAAAGAACCGGATACGTGAAATCATGGCCGGAGTAAAAGACGAATTAATTATTTTTTCGTCCAGCCCTGAGTTACTCAAGGAATTTAAGCAGGAAATTAAAAAACTAGAAAAAACTTGTAATCTAATTCTTATCGTTGATGAACTGGATAGTTTCAGTTCACTTCCTTTTGAGTTCAAAGAAACTAATCAAGAGTTTACGGATTTCATGAATAACATTGTAATTGATGGCATCCAGTATAAAGAAGAATTTTTTCTGATTGCCGATGGAAAGGAATCAATAGGGGTTCACAGCGCAGGAAACAAAAGAGAAGCAGTGATAATCAAACTGCCGATTGTCTCTTATATGCAGAAACTGATCTATGAGAAGTGCTTGAACCAGGTTTTGTCAAATAAGGCAGTAACCAGCAATCAGTAA
- a CDS encoding RND family transporter produces the protein MTKFFEKLGLFIQNNRFSVLLIALLCIVIATQGAQLIEMESGTETFVGKDSPLYQDYDHLYQKIFQTQSVVVMVEGNDVETADVMKAVDRLEHQVQATNGVIETTSPASLTKQINYKMTGKSEIPDTDKEIKTIVDGNPDIFGQLIPDNTHMVISVVMAGSASEDNQEDILVSTQEAVSLADFPPSYNIIVTGDPAFMVSMNNEMNSSMGVLLGLSAVFMVIVLLIVFRHVRWCLLPLPIVLLGIVYTFGAMGYVGIPMSMVSMAAFPILIGLGIDYAIQFHNRLEEELQEKGNKKTAVIETVKHTGPAVLTALAMTALGFISLFTSTVPMIRDFGKLLMIGILMCYLSSIFVGVITISLFDKYSDKNPLRKVASKIKSANPEKKKKSEDGEESGRLIGRILQKTTKLTIKYDIVVLGVALLLCFGGLYLDRSVPIQTDVETFVPQDMPALVDLHHMGNIMGNGDELNLIIKVKDVANPDVLKWIDQFSEHEAESNSHIYGSSSIVDLVKEYNGGVIPDTSQEIKDIYSEIPESQKDRYIYGNNMLLLNFDIGNAVADIKVTGIEELRNIVKQDMQWMPAPPGTAVTITGNSVVYIEVISALTSGRIAMTFLGLILVLAGLLIVYKDWVKALVPIIPMLIVIGWSGGVMSLLNISYTPLTATLGALILGVGSEYAILMMERYFEEKEKGASPLEAILMTSSKIGSAIVASGATTVFGFMALLASPFPIITDFGTVTVIDVLLALLATFVVFPPLMITFDTWRDKRKGARKAEKQEETKKQIQGAEI, from the coding sequence ATCACTAAATTTTTTGAAAAACTGGGACTTTTTATTCAGAATAACCGTTTTTCCGTACTCCTGATAGCTTTACTGTGTATAGTTATAGCAACGCAGGGAGCGCAACTCATTGAGATGGAATCAGGAACAGAAACCTTTGTCGGAAAAGACTCTCCTCTCTACCAGGATTATGATCACCTTTATCAAAAAATATTCCAGACACAATCTGTTGTGGTAATGGTAGAGGGCAACGATGTAGAAACTGCTGACGTGATGAAAGCTGTAGACAGGTTAGAACATCAGGTTCAGGCAACCAATGGGGTAATTGAAACTACAAGCCCCGCTTCACTGACCAAACAGATCAATTATAAGATGACAGGGAAATCTGAAATCCCTGATACCGATAAAGAAATAAAAACCATTGTGGATGGAAACCCTGATATTTTCGGCCAGCTTATTCCTGACAATACTCATATGGTAATTTCGGTAGTCATGGCCGGTTCAGCTAGTGAAGATAATCAGGAAGATATCCTTGTTTCCACTCAAGAAGCTGTTTCGTTGGCGGATTTTCCACCTTCTTACAACATCATTGTTACTGGCGATCCAGCATTCATGGTTTCCATGAACAATGAGATGAATTCCAGTATGGGAGTGCTTCTAGGACTTTCAGCGGTTTTCATGGTTATTGTACTGCTTATAGTGTTCAGGCACGTTCGTTGGTGTCTTCTTCCTCTGCCGATAGTTCTTCTTGGTATTGTTTATACCTTCGGGGCTATGGGTTATGTAGGAATTCCAATGTCCATGGTTTCCATGGCTGCATTCCCTATCCTTATAGGCTTAGGAATTGACTATGCTATTCAGTTCCATAACCGACTTGAGGAGGAACTGCAGGAAAAAGGAAACAAAAAAACAGCAGTTATAGAAACCGTAAAGCATACTGGACCTGCAGTCCTCACAGCTCTGGCGATGACAGCCCTTGGATTTATCTCTCTTTTTACATCTACGGTACCAATGATCCGGGATTTTGGTAAATTGCTCATGATAGGCATTTTAATGTGTTACTTATCCTCTATCTTCGTAGGGGTTATTACAATTTCTTTATTTGACAAATACTCGGATAAAAACCCCCTGAGGAAGGTAGCCAGTAAGATAAAATCCGCAAATCCGGAAAAGAAGAAAAAGTCTGAGGATGGAGAAGAAAGTGGTCGCCTTATAGGAAGGATACTCCAGAAAACCACAAAACTAACTATCAAGTATGACATTGTCGTACTGGGAGTTGCACTCTTGCTCTGCTTTGGCGGTCTTTACCTCGACAGGTCTGTGCCTATTCAGACTGATGTTGAAACCTTTGTGCCTCAGGACATGCCTGCACTCGTGGATCTCCACCATATGGGAAACATCATGGGCAATGGCGATGAATTAAACCTTATCATCAAGGTTAAGGATGTAGCTAATCCAGATGTCCTTAAGTGGATTGACCAGTTTTCCGAACATGAAGCGGAGTCCAATAGCCACATTTACGGCTCTTCGAGCATTGTAGATCTTGTAAAGGAATACAATGGAGGAGTAATTCCCGATACCAGCCAGGAAATAAAGGATATTTACTCTGAAATTCCTGAGTCACAGAAAGACCGCTATATATACGGGAATAATATGCTTCTCCTGAACTTCGACATAGGGAATGCGGTTGCGGACATAAAGGTAACAGGTATTGAAGAACTCAGGAACATTGTCAAGCAGGATATGCAGTGGATGCCGGCTCCACCAGGCACCGCTGTCACGATTACTGGAAACTCGGTTGTGTATATAGAGGTTATCTCTGCTCTTACCAGCGGAAGAATAGCAATGACTTTCCTTGGTCTGATTCTCGTGCTTGCAGGGCTTCTTATTGTATACAAAGACTGGGTGAAAGCCCTGGTTCCTATAATCCCAATGTTAATAGTTATTGGATGGTCAGGCGGAGTAATGAGCCTTCTCAATATTAGCTATACTCCTCTCACAGCAACCCTGGGAGCTCTTATACTGGGAGTAGGGTCGGAATACGCTATCCTCATGATGGAACGTTACTTTGAAGAAAAGGAGAAAGGTGCAAGTCCTTTAGAAGCTATTCTGATGACCAGTTCCAAAATAGGAAGTGCAATTGTTGCTTCAGGAGCCACGACAGTATTCGGGTTTATGGCCCTGCTGGCTTCTCCTTTCCCCATAATAACCGACTTCGGTACAGTTACAGTTATCGATGTCTTGCTGGCTCTCCTGGCAACCTTTGTAGTCTTCCCTCCGCTTATGATTACTTTTGATACCTGGCGCGATAAAAGAAAAGGAGCTAGGAAAGCAGAAAAACAGGAAGAGACAAAAAAGCAAATACAGGGGGCCGAGATATGA
- a CDS encoding COG1361 S-layer family protein, whose product MIRVPITKLRQSMITKITTFALILLIVSVTALPVLGEGDETNFIALDHGYTVDYYKSYGSPVIQASITGDPELERGETADLKIKIANAGAVSGFKRLNANQKRINDSIEETIALEEMGEEKECTTAKDIEAVLQSETKYIEVESTGNYQNVEELETGHMALLSYTVKVDGNAPAGNYELLLPVTYQYQANVRTVTADAINLGITDVDYAREYKTKTETLKIPISIKSEPKFEVTNVSGNLVQGESKVVNVTYKNTRETVAKDAFARMIVMSPLSTEKSTVRLGDIGPGEEKTASFEIKADQDANVKKYGVNSEIKYFDNDGDTKFSESMKVDLPLKATEQKFSITGIAILLIIVIALYQIVSVHRKRNQNDENVSGDENE is encoded by the coding sequence ATGATACGAGTGCCCATAACAAAATTAAGGCAAAGCATGATTACGAAAATTACTACGTTTGCGTTAATTCTATTAATAGTATCAGTGACTGCACTCCCAGTTCTCGGGGAAGGTGATGAAACCAACTTCATTGCTCTAGATCATGGGTATACTGTGGATTACTACAAAAGTTACGGGTCGCCAGTAATACAGGCGTCAATTACAGGAGATCCCGAGCTTGAAAGGGGAGAAACTGCAGATCTGAAGATCAAAATCGCAAATGCCGGAGCTGTATCTGGTTTTAAGAGGTTAAACGCAAATCAGAAAAGAATAAATGATTCCATTGAAGAAACAATTGCACTGGAAGAGATGGGAGAAGAAAAAGAATGTACGACAGCAAAAGACATAGAAGCTGTTCTCCAATCAGAAACGAAGTACATTGAAGTAGAATCGACAGGCAATTACCAGAATGTTGAAGAACTTGAAACCGGGCATATGGCACTTCTTAGTTATACAGTAAAAGTTGATGGCAATGCACCTGCTGGAAATTATGAACTTCTTTTGCCAGTGACCTATCAATACCAGGCAAATGTCCGAACTGTAACTGCGGATGCAATAAATCTCGGGATTACGGATGTAGACTATGCAAGAGAGTACAAAACGAAAACAGAGACTCTCAAAATACCAATTTCCATAAAAAGTGAACCTAAATTCGAAGTAACCAATGTCTCTGGCAACCTGGTTCAGGGTGAAAGTAAGGTTGTTAATGTTACTTATAAAAACACAAGAGAAACCGTGGCAAAAGACGCTTTTGCCCGGATGATTGTGATGAGCCCTCTGAGCACTGAAAAATCTACAGTAAGATTAGGGGATATTGGACCGGGAGAAGAAAAGACTGCCAGTTTTGAAATTAAGGCCGATCAGGATGCCAATGTAAAAAAGTATGGAGTCAATAGTGAAATAAAATATTTTGATAATGACGGAGATACTAAATTTTCAGAAAGTATGAAAGTAGACTTACCTCTTAAAGCAACAGAACAAAAATTCAGCATAACAGGAATAGCAATTTTACTGATTATAGTTATCGCCCTTTACCAGATAGTAAGCGTACACCGGAAAAGAAACCAGAATGACGAGAATGTATCAGGTGATGAAAATGAATAA
- a CDS encoding COG1361 S-layer family protein — protein sequence MNNKNGLFITVTTLLILCWAVFPAQAAVPEHFDISENYYSVYGGPDLNATLVGDNQYSRGDTVTLNLNMMNKGEISGFKSEKDADIGDYADEMLQQSEMQYEAQATTAIGILATLRSDSPNIKVKSGPQEAGTLKQGKESASPTKFTIEINKDTPAGIYPLTLDISYQYQNNVQVGGDDFDSVTGLVTNKEVGIWYENKTQTQTINIEVKKEPYFEVTNVTGDLYPDDGGMLYVTYKNTGEETAKDATVRISASDPFSTTDDQAYLGTLKTGDSEVAVFDMGVDETATAKPYSISSEIFYEDSDGHDQTSDTVKVNTEVLEAKNSLPGFELGTGITMALAACFVMLRRKKQD from the coding sequence ATGAATAATAAAAATGGATTATTTATTACTGTCACAACTCTTCTGATCCTTTGCTGGGCAGTCTTCCCAGCGCAGGCAGCTGTACCAGAACATTTTGATATTAGTGAAAATTACTACTCAGTATACGGAGGGCCTGACCTTAATGCAACACTTGTTGGGGACAATCAGTACTCTAGAGGAGATACTGTAACTCTCAATCTAAATATGATGAATAAGGGTGAAATTTCCGGCTTTAAATCTGAAAAAGATGCAGATATTGGAGATTATGCAGATGAGATGCTACAGCAGTCAGAGATGCAGTATGAAGCGCAGGCTACGACAGCAATAGGCATTCTTGCAACCCTTAGATCTGATAGTCCTAACATTAAAGTTAAGTCTGGACCTCAAGAAGCTGGAACTCTCAAGCAGGGAAAAGAAAGTGCAAGTCCCACAAAGTTTACAATTGAGATTAATAAAGATACTCCTGCAGGTATATATCCTCTGACCCTCGACATTTCGTATCAGTACCAGAATAATGTCCAGGTCGGCGGAGACGATTTTGACAGTGTTACAGGCCTCGTAACAAATAAGGAAGTAGGTATCTGGTATGAAAATAAGACCCAGACGCAGACCATAAACATCGAAGTCAAGAAGGAACCTTATTTTGAAGTTACAAACGTAACAGGTGACCTTTACCCCGATGACGGTGGGATGCTTTACGTTACATATAAAAACACAGGAGAAGAAACCGCAAAAGATGCAACCGTTAGAATTAGCGCATCTGATCCCTTCAGTACCACTGATGACCAGGCTTATCTTGGAACTCTGAAAACCGGAGACAGTGAAGTTGCTGTTTTCGATATGGGTGTAGATGAAACTGCAACTGCAAAGCCATACTCTATAAGCAGCGAGATTTTCTACGAGGATTCTGATGGGCATGACCAGACTTCGGATACTGTCAAGGTCAATACCGAAGTTCTGGAGGCAAAAAACTCTCTTCCGGGATTTGAGCTTGGGACAGGCATTACAATGGCTCTAGCTGCATGCTTTGTAATGCTCAGGAGAAAGAAACAGGATTGA
- a CDS encoding IS5-like element ISMba15 family transposase codes for MIITKPPLIPLNEDFKWQLLSEILNVFDLRFCKQTLTRRGIVPLHRSVPTIKIVLLSMFFSCEISYAIKELKEREILRNFLKISLVPTEKEVYGILSKYEPQEFTAFVFEILNDLCPKRKNGSRDIIIDSTDINLNLNWHAKKITKESLKNKEYKWGHSTHRGFFIGMKLTLALDSQTLKPLAFLINEANVAEPKIYPEILKELKRKRIIKAGDVIYADRGYYSYENYVISVRNFKVVPLIFPRKNCNFKKLFNMFRYPLKIFDLRRNTEKEIKFYKEIIAKFKELISKWKELRSVRSIIEDVFKIAKKAYSMENLHRYTRSSVQKYCSLAVLLVGATVNYGINERKELQAFSE; via the coding sequence GTGATTATTACGAAACCTCCACTTATACCACTAAATGAAGATTTCAAATGGCAATTGTTGTCCGAAATATTAAATGTTTTTGATTTGAGATTCTGTAAGCAAACTCTTACAAGGAGGGGCATTGTGCCCCTCCACAGATCAGTACCTACTATAAAAATTGTTCTTCTAAGCATGTTTTTTTCTTGTGAAATCTCTTATGCTATAAAGGAATTAAAAGAAAGAGAAATCTTGAGAAACTTTTTAAAAATCAGTTTAGTACCAACTGAAAAGGAAGTTTATGGCATTCTTAGTAAGTATGAACCCCAAGAGTTTACTGCTTTTGTTTTTGAAATATTGAATGATTTATGCCCTAAGAGAAAAAATGGATCAAGAGACATTATTATTGATAGTACTGACATAAACCTTAACCTGAACTGGCACGCTAAAAAGATTACCAAAGAAAGCCTAAAAAACAAAGAATACAAGTGGGGCCATTCAACCCATAGAGGTTTCTTCATTGGCATGAAACTTACTCTTGCACTTGATTCTCAAACATTAAAACCTTTAGCGTTTCTGATTAATGAAGCAAATGTAGCAGAACCTAAAATTTATCCTGAAATACTTAAAGAACTTAAAAGAAAGAGAATAATAAAAGCAGGTGACGTTATCTATGCTGATAGAGGATACTATTCCTATGAAAACTACGTTATATCTGTAAGAAATTTTAAGGTAGTACCTTTAATTTTTCCAAGGAAAAACTGTAATTTTAAGAAACTTTTCAATATGTTTAGATATCCTCTGAAAATATTTGATTTAAGAAGAAATACTGAAAAAGAAATTAAATTCTACAAAGAAATAATTGCAAAGTTTAAAGAGTTAATAAGCAAATGGAAAGAACTCAGATCTGTAAGGTCAATTATAGAAGATGTATTCAAAATAGCGAAGAAAGCATACTCTATGGAGAATTTACACAGATATACAAGGAGTTCTGTCCAAAAATACTGTTCTTTAGCTGTACTTTTAGTAGGGGCAACTGTAAATTACGGTATTAATGAAAGGAAGGAATTGCAAGCCTTCTCTGAATGA